The DNA window CTATCCTTCTCCGGGATTCCTATATTCGGTTTCATATTTATCTCCTTTTTTAGTTTAGTTTATTTAGAATCATTCTAAATCTAAATCTTAGACAGTGGCAATCTAATTTCTTTCGGAATAAAGATGATTTTTTCCAGATTTTGGCGAGAAAGAAAAACTAAAAAAGCAAGAATTGAAAATTCTGAGAAGAATCAAATAGTTGATTTAGGTTTATGTAGAAAAGTTAAGATATAAGTTTTTGCATTAAGACCCGGGGATTTCCAAGCCCTAATTTATATACTGGTCCGACTAGGCTAATTTTTATTTAGGAAAAAACCCAATTTCTTTGAAGTTACGACAATTCTCGCTTAACGTTAAAGTTCCGACGGAGTCAAGACGATTCAGATAGGAAAACTTTTCTATATCGGAAACACAATCATTCACCTTATCCTTATTATAATATTTCGAGTCATCCAAATCTAACAATACGGAAACCATCAACGCATTCTGAACGGATTTAGAAAAAACCAGTCCGCTATAACCACCGTATTTCTTTTCGTAGTAGATCCCGTCTCCATTAAAAGCAGCATCTCGAATTTTCTCTCTTGCCTCGCCGCCAGTATACGAATCTTTCGTCAAACCAGTTGACTCTATAATATTACATGCAGCTAAGACAAAAAGAATATATAATATACTAATAAGCATTTTCATGAAGTGATTCCTCTCTTTCTTTATACCTTATCCGGGCATGAATAGCGGGCTTCAAGAGCCTATCCTTTAGGACAGGCTCTTATATTCCTTGATCGCGGCAAAAACTTCTTCCAGTTCGGAATCAGTCATGTAAGGAAATAAAGGAAAATTTAATATTGAATCGCAGATCTTTCCGGTCCTATGTTCTTTTCCGAATTTACCTACGATATAAGGTTTTGCGCCCGGTTGATCACTCATTGCTCCAGGGTAAATAACCGCAAAACCGATCCCCTTTGCTTTTAGGGCTTCTTGGATTTTTGGTCTTTCTGCGGGATCAAAAAGAGTTACGTTACAATATCCGTTTTCTTGAAAGTCTTTCGGAGGATGAATTACGTTCACTCCTAAACTTGGAAGAACTTGATAATACTTTTCAGCAGCCTTTCTGCGAGAAGCAATCCTTGCATCTAAATAAGGAATATTCAAATTTAAGAATGCAGCTTGTAGAGTATCCATTCTGGAATTCCAACCCACGTCTCCATAACCGTAATGTGAAGTTCTTCCGTGGTTTCCGAGCATTCTTACTTTATTTGCGAGTTCTTCATCGTTTGTGAAAACTGCTCCGCCGTCTCCTGCTCCACCTAAAACTTTTGCTGGATAGAAAGAAGTAGTAGTGATCAATGCATCTTGGTAGATAGGTTTTCCCTTATATAAAACTCCGAAGGATTGAGCTCCATCTTCTAATAAGAAAACTCCTTTCTCTTTACAAAGTTTTCGGTAATCTTCTAACTTTGCACTTCCCCAACCGTAAAGGTGAACTATGATCGCAGCCTTCGGCTTTACTTCTTCAAGTGCTTTTTTGAATTCTTCGAAATCCATTTGTAGATCATCTGGATTTGTATCTACCGTAGCAGGGTCTGCACCTACGTTTACTACTGATTCGAATGTTGCCCAGAAAGTAGAATCAGGAACTAATACCTTATCTCCTTTTCCTACACCCAAGGCTCTTAGCGCTAATTGAAGCGCATCTGTTCCATTCGCACATGCGATCGAATATTTGGTCCCGGCGGTTGTTGCCAGATTTTTTTCTAATAATGCGACTTCTTCTCCTCCGATGAAGGAGGCGTTCTTGCTGAGAGTTTTTACTTTATCTTCCCAAGCTTCTAGTAATCCCGGCTCGAATCTTTTAATATCTATGAAAGGTACGCCCATTATGGTCTCCTCCGAACAGGGTCGGAAACGGGTCCTAAAAAGCAAATTATTTTGATCTACTTAAGGACCCGCCATAAACGGGCAAATATAGAA is part of the Leptospira andrefontaineae genome and encodes:
- a CDS encoding TIGR04452 family lipoprotein, with product MKMLISILYILFVLAACNIIESTGLTKDSYTGGEAREKIRDAAFNGDGIYYEKKYGGYSGLVFSKSVQNALMVSVLLDLDDSKYYNKDKVNDCVSDIEKFSYLNRLDSVGTLTLSENCRNFKEIGFFPK
- a CDS encoding DegT/DnrJ/EryC1/StrS family aminotransferase — its product is MGVPFIDIKRFEPGLLEAWEDKVKTLSKNASFIGGEEVALLEKNLATTAGTKYSIACANGTDALQLALRALGVGKGDKVLVPDSTFWATFESVVNVGADPATVDTNPDDLQMDFEEFKKALEEVKPKAAIIVHLYGWGSAKLEDYRKLCKEKGVFLLEDGAQSFGVLYKGKPIYQDALITTTSFYPAKVLGGAGDGGAVFTNDEELANKVRMLGNHGRTSHYGYGDVGWNSRMDTLQAAFLNLNIPYLDARIASRRKAAEKYYQVLPSLGVNVIHPPKDFQENGYCNVTLFDPAERPKIQEALKAKGIGFAVIYPGAMSDQPGAKPYIVGKFGKEHRTGKICDSILNFPLFPYMTDSELEEVFAAIKEYKSLS